In one window of Nocardiopsis aegyptia DNA:
- a CDS encoding sugar ABC transporter ATP-binding protein: MSTAHEWPATHGGPLLRMRDIRKEFPGVRALDGVSLSVGHGRVHALMGENGAGKSTLMKVLSGVHPTGSYTGEVFVDGEPCAFSGVADSERAGIAIIHQELALIPQLSISENVFLGHERSRFGIVDWGATHARAGELLSRVGLDVNPATPVSALSVGARQLVEIAKALAKRVRLLILDEPTSALNEVESARLLDLLLDLRAEGVTCILISHKLGEVVSVSDEITVLRDGRAIETMSVERDAAGTPSVDEDRIIRGMVGRDLDHRHPERIGEVGPVRFEVRDWTVDHPTQPGRRVADGIDLEVRAGEVVGMAGLMGAGRTEFAMNLFGRSYGRHVRGRLYKDGVELDTSTTAAAIRGGIAYVPEDRKNLGLVLDDDIRHNTTLAGLGRVSANGVIDPGREAVEAAGMSERMRVRSHGTTQKVRTLSGGNQQKVVLGKWMFTEPDLLILDEPTRGIDVGAKYEIYLIVRKLAAEGACVLLISSELPEILGMSDRIYTMCEGRITGEVPGEGADQETLMRLMTRTGGHP; this comes from the coding sequence ATGAGTACCGCGCACGAGTGGCCCGCCACGCACGGCGGGCCGCTCCTGCGGATGCGCGACATCCGCAAGGAGTTCCCCGGTGTACGCGCCCTGGACGGGGTGTCGCTGAGCGTGGGCCACGGCCGCGTCCACGCCCTCATGGGCGAGAACGGCGCCGGCAAGTCCACCCTGATGAAGGTCCTCAGCGGCGTGCACCCGACCGGCTCCTACACCGGTGAGGTGTTCGTCGACGGTGAGCCCTGCGCGTTCTCCGGGGTCGCCGACAGCGAGCGGGCCGGGATCGCCATCATCCACCAGGAGCTGGCGCTCATCCCGCAGCTGTCGATCAGCGAGAACGTGTTCCTCGGGCACGAGCGGTCCCGGTTCGGGATCGTGGACTGGGGTGCCACCCACGCCCGGGCCGGAGAGCTGCTGAGCCGGGTCGGACTGGATGTGAACCCGGCCACGCCCGTCTCCGCGCTGAGCGTGGGCGCCCGCCAGCTCGTCGAGATCGCCAAGGCCCTGGCCAAACGGGTCCGGCTGCTCATCCTCGACGAGCCCACCTCGGCGCTCAACGAGGTGGAGAGCGCCCGGCTGCTCGACCTGCTGTTGGACCTGCGGGCCGAGGGGGTGACCTGCATCCTCATCTCGCACAAGCTCGGCGAGGTCGTCAGCGTGTCCGACGAGATCACCGTGCTGCGCGACGGGCGCGCCATCGAGACGATGTCCGTGGAGCGCGACGCCGCCGGGACCCCCTCGGTGGACGAGGACCGCATCATCCGGGGCATGGTCGGCCGCGACCTCGACCACCGGCACCCGGAGCGGATCGGCGAGGTCGGCCCCGTGCGCTTCGAGGTCCGGGACTGGACGGTCGACCACCCCACCCAGCCCGGGCGGCGCGTGGCCGACGGGATCGACCTGGAGGTGCGCGCGGGCGAGGTCGTGGGCATGGCGGGCCTCATGGGCGCCGGCCGCACCGAGTTCGCGATGAACCTCTTCGGCCGCTCCTACGGGCGCCACGTACGCGGGCGCCTGTACAAGGACGGCGTGGAGCTGGACACCTCCACCACGGCCGCGGCCATCCGGGGCGGCATCGCCTACGTCCCCGAGGACCGCAAGAACCTCGGCCTGGTGCTGGACGACGACATCCGCCACAACACCACCCTGGCCGGGCTGGGACGGGTGTCCGCGAACGGGGTCATCGATCCGGGCCGCGAGGCGGTGGAGGCCGCGGGGATGAGCGAGCGGATGCGCGTCCGCAGCCACGGCACGACCCAGAAGGTCCGCACGCTCAGCGGCGGCAACCAGCAGAAGGTCGTCCTGGGCAAGTGGATGTTCACCGAACCCGACCTGCTCATCCTCGACGAGCCCACCCGGGGCATCGACGTGGGCGCCAAGTACGAGATCTACCTGATCGTGCGCAAGCTCGCCGCCGAGGGCGCCTGCGTACTGCTGATCTCCTCCGAGCTTCCCGAGATCCTCGGCATGAGCGACCGGATCTACACGATGTGCGAGGGACGCATCACCGGTGAGGTCCCCGGCGAGGGGGCCGACCAGGAGACCCTGATGAGACTGATGACGCGAACCGGGGGCCACCCGTGA
- the chvE gene encoding multiple monosaccharide ABC transporter substrate-binding protein: protein MRTHARAGAVTAALTGAALLLTACGGVGDAAQPEGEAGTVGISMPTQSSERWINDGANMVAEFEERGFGTDLQYAEDVVEDQVAQIENMITRGADILVIAAVDGQALGDVLDMADASDIPVIAYDRLIMGTEHVDYYATFDNFEVGVLQGQYIVDALDLENEEGPFNIELFGGSPDDNNAYFFNDGAMSVLQPHIDDGTLVVRSGQTSMEQISTQRWDGALAQARMDNLLSANYSDEDVHAVLSPFDGISLGVIESLRAVGYGSEERPLPVITGQDADVSSVKSIIAGEQTQTIFKDTRALAAQTVDMAEAVLADEEVPVNDTETYDNEVKVVPAFLLEPVNVDIDNYHEVLVESGYYEESDLE from the coding sequence ATGCGCACACACGCCAGAGCAGGAGCCGTCACGGCGGCCCTCACCGGCGCGGCCCTGCTGCTCACCGCCTGCGGAGGCGTCGGCGACGCCGCCCAACCCGAGGGAGAGGCCGGCACCGTCGGCATCTCCATGCCCACCCAGTCCTCGGAACGCTGGATCAACGACGGCGCCAACATGGTCGCCGAGTTCGAGGAGCGCGGCTTCGGCACCGACCTGCAGTACGCCGAGGACGTCGTGGAGGACCAGGTCGCCCAGATCGAGAACATGATCACCCGGGGCGCCGACATCCTCGTCATCGCGGCCGTCGACGGCCAGGCCCTCGGCGACGTGCTCGACATGGCCGACGCCTCCGACATCCCGGTCATCGCCTACGACCGGCTGATCATGGGCACCGAGCACGTCGACTACTACGCGACCTTCGACAACTTCGAGGTCGGCGTCCTCCAGGGCCAGTACATCGTCGACGCCCTCGACCTGGAGAACGAGGAGGGCCCGTTCAACATCGAGCTGTTCGGCGGGTCGCCCGACGACAACAACGCCTACTTCTTCAACGACGGGGCGATGTCGGTCCTGCAGCCCCACATCGACGACGGCACCCTCGTGGTGCGCAGCGGCCAGACCTCCATGGAGCAGATCTCCACCCAGCGCTGGGACGGCGCGCTCGCCCAGGCCCGCATGGACAACCTGCTGAGCGCCAACTACTCCGACGAGGACGTGCACGCCGTGCTCTCGCCCTTCGACGGCATCAGCCTGGGCGTCATCGAGTCACTGCGCGCGGTCGGCTACGGCAGCGAGGAGCGGCCCCTGCCCGTGATCACGGGCCAGGACGCCGACGTGTCCTCGGTGAAGTCGATCATCGCGGGCGAGCAGACCCAGACGATCTTCAAGGACACCCGCGCGCTGGCCGCCCAGACCGTCGACATGGCCGAGGCCGTGCTGGCGGACGAGGAGGTCCCCGTGAACGACACCGAGACCTACGACAACGAGGTCAAGGTCGTCCCCGCCTTCCTGCTCGAGCCCGTCAACGTGGACATCGACAACTACCACGAAGTGCTGGTCGAGAGCGGCTACTACGAGGAGTCCGACCTCGAATGA
- the arfA gene encoding arabinosylfuranosidase ArfA, translated as MINASLSVDAATPVAPVHRRTFGSFVEHMGRCVYTGIYEPGHATADADGLRQDVAALVRELGVTTVRYPGGNFVSGYRWEDGIGPKDRRPVRRDLAWHSLETNQFGLDEFMTWCRRQDIEPMMAVNLGTRGLQEALDLLEYANHPGGTHLSDLRAAHGHPEPHDIRMWCLGNEMDGPWQIGHLDARSYGRKAAQVARAMKMADRDLELVVCGSSGSTMPTFGAWEATVLEETYDAVEYISLHAYYEEHDGDLASFLGAVTDMDHFIDSVVSTADAVGAKLRDRKRIQLSFDEWNVWYLSRHQALAEVQPTDDWQVAPRVIEDQYNVADAVVVGNMLISLLRHSDRVTAASQAQLANVIAPIMTEPGGPAWRQTIFHPFALTAASAAGHVLRADLDAPVQDTAKYGEVDVVDSAVTHDEETGRTAVFVVNRSVDQQVALTVDLRGLTPTEVTEALTLADEDAYAANTMDDPDRVVPQPNKSARLDGGRLTVTLPPVSWTVVTLSSRTR; from the coding sequence ATGATCAACGCCTCCCTGAGCGTCGACGCCGCGACCCCCGTGGCCCCCGTCCACCGCCGCACGTTCGGTTCCTTCGTCGAGCACATGGGACGCTGCGTCTACACCGGCATCTACGAGCCCGGACACGCCACCGCCGACGCCGACGGCCTGCGCCAGGACGTCGCCGCCCTGGTCCGCGAGCTCGGCGTGACGACCGTCCGCTACCCCGGCGGCAACTTCGTCTCCGGCTACCGCTGGGAGGACGGCATCGGTCCCAAGGACCGGCGCCCGGTCCGCCGCGACCTGGCCTGGCACAGCCTGGAGACCAACCAGTTCGGCCTCGACGAGTTCATGACCTGGTGCCGCCGCCAGGACATCGAGCCGATGATGGCGGTCAACCTCGGCACCCGCGGCCTCCAGGAGGCCCTCGACCTGCTGGAGTACGCCAACCACCCCGGCGGCACCCACCTGTCCGACCTGCGCGCGGCGCACGGCCACCCCGAGCCGCACGACATCCGCATGTGGTGCCTGGGCAACGAGATGGACGGCCCCTGGCAGATCGGCCACCTGGACGCCCGCTCCTACGGCCGCAAGGCGGCCCAGGTCGCCCGGGCCATGAAGATGGCCGACCGCGACCTGGAACTGGTCGTGTGCGGCAGCTCCGGGTCGACCATGCCCACCTTCGGCGCGTGGGAGGCCACCGTCCTGGAGGAGACCTACGACGCCGTCGAGTACATCTCGCTGCACGCCTACTACGAGGAGCACGACGGCGACCTCGCCAGCTTCCTCGGCGCGGTCACTGACATGGACCACTTCATCGACTCGGTGGTCTCCACCGCCGACGCCGTCGGCGCGAAGCTGCGCGACCGCAAGCGCATCCAGCTCTCCTTCGACGAGTGGAACGTGTGGTACCTCAGCCGCCACCAGGCGCTCGCCGAGGTCCAGCCCACCGACGACTGGCAGGTGGCGCCCCGCGTCATCGAGGACCAGTACAACGTCGCCGACGCCGTCGTGGTCGGCAACATGCTCATCAGCCTCCTGCGCCACAGCGACCGCGTCACCGCCGCCAGCCAGGCCCAGCTCGCCAACGTCATCGCGCCGATCATGACCGAACCCGGCGGCCCTGCCTGGCGGCAGACCATCTTCCACCCCTTCGCCCTCACCGCCGCCTCCGCCGCCGGACACGTGCTGCGCGCCGACCTGGACGCCCCCGTCCAGGACACCGCCAAGTACGGCGAGGTCGACGTGGTGGACAGTGCCGTCACCCACGACGAGGAGACCGGCCGCACCGCCGTGTTCGTCGTCAACCGCTCCGTCGACCAGCAGGTCGCCCTCACCGTCGACCTGCGCGGCCTCACGCCCACCGAGGTGACCGAGGCGCTCACCCTCGCCGACGAGGACGCCTACGCCGCCAACACCATGGACGACCCCGACCGGGTCGTGCCCCAGCCCAACAAGTCGGCCCGTCTGGACGGCGGACGCCTGACCGTCACCCTGCCGCCCGTCTCCTGGACCGTCGTCACCCTGTCCTCCCGGACCCGGTGA
- a CDS encoding arabinan endo-1,5-alpha-L-arabinosidase — MRRTLTTVAAVLAATALTATLAVPAAAARDDWDVPPNNPGLPVQGYQPDDLHPFAGGLRVHDPGLLKGGAGEDWYVFGTGNAEIGDGNIQIRSSPNGRHWTFTDTVFDTKPAWIAEEIPGVETLWAPEIFHADGTYHLYYSASTFGSNRSLIGLATSPTLDPEDPDYAWTDQGKVFESFAGDSYNAIDPAVVDDGQGRRWMAFGSFWSGIHMVELDPATGLALPGADTVHLADRQEPPNAIEGPAIVERDGYYYLFVSFDHCCRVGSDYKVAVGRATEPTGPYLDADGVPMLEGGGTVIVADEGTITGSGGQSVSGGLLAYHYYDTDLGPDFDFRMAVRRLHWSADGWPSVRPATPGPARPDAG; from the coding sequence ATGAGACGCACACTCACCACGGTCGCGGCGGTCCTGGCCGCCACGGCGCTGACCGCCACCCTGGCCGTCCCGGCCGCCGCCGCCCGGGACGACTGGGACGTGCCCCCCAACAACCCCGGACTACCGGTCCAGGGCTACCAGCCCGACGACCTCCACCCCTTCGCCGGCGGCCTGCGGGTGCACGACCCCGGCCTGCTCAAGGGCGGCGCCGGCGAGGACTGGTACGTCTTCGGCACCGGCAACGCCGAGATCGGCGACGGCAACATCCAGATCCGCAGCTCGCCCAACGGCCGCCACTGGACCTTCACCGACACCGTCTTCGACACCAAGCCCGCCTGGATCGCCGAGGAGATCCCCGGCGTGGAGACCCTCTGGGCGCCGGAGATCTTCCACGCCGACGGCACCTACCACCTGTACTACTCCGCCTCGACGTTCGGCTCGAACCGCTCGCTGATCGGCCTGGCCACCAGTCCCACGCTCGACCCCGAGGACCCCGACTACGCCTGGACGGACCAGGGCAAGGTGTTCGAGTCCTTCGCCGGGGACTCCTACAACGCCATCGACCCCGCCGTCGTCGACGACGGCCAGGGCCGCCGCTGGATGGCCTTCGGGTCCTTCTGGTCCGGCATCCACATGGTCGAACTCGACCCCGCCACCGGCCTGGCCCTCCCGGGCGCCGACACCGTGCACCTGGCCGACCGGCAGGAGCCGCCCAACGCGATCGAGGGCCCCGCCATCGTCGAACGCGACGGCTACTACTACCTGTTCGTCTCCTTCGACCACTGCTGCCGGGTCGGCAGCGACTACAAGGTCGCCGTCGGCCGGGCCACCGAGCCCACCGGCCCCTACCTCGACGCCGACGGCGTCCCGATGCTGGAGGGCGGCGGCACCGTGATCGTCGCCGACGAGGGGACCATCACCGGCTCCGGCGGCCAGTCCGTCTCCGGCGGCCTGCTCGCCTACCACTACTACGACACCGACCTGGGTCCGGACTTCGACTTCCGGATGGCCGTGCGCCGCCTGCACTGGTCGGCCGACGGCTGGCCCTCCGTGCGGCCCGCGACGCCCGGACCCGCCCGGCCCGACGCCGGCTGA
- a CDS encoding carbohydrate ABC transporter permease, with product MATSTPPAPRTAQGPATTAPRPAAPRRRRWSVGSVALYTVASLAAIVWFAPLLWAFATSVKPEGETTVMPPTWLPDNATFEAYTSVLGRGDILRWTMNSLITTVIVTVLTLVLCVLAAYGFSRFDFRGRPGLFALIIGGILIPPQTLIVPQFVLMTQLGMVDTYWGVALPQVVAPVFVFILKRFFDAIPRDYEDAARLDGAGPVRVLWSVILPLSRPILTAVGIFTFIGAWNNFLWPFIVVNDPEMMTLPVGLGTAVGQYGIQYAQVMASAVLGALPLLVVFLLFQRHIVTGVAGAGIKG from the coding sequence ATGGCCACCTCGACGCCCCCCGCACCGCGTACCGCCCAGGGCCCCGCGACGACGGCTCCCCGGCCCGCGGCCCCGCGCCGCCGCCGGTGGTCGGTCGGCTCCGTCGCGTTGTACACCGTCGCGTCCCTGGCCGCGATCGTCTGGTTCGCCCCGCTGTTGTGGGCCTTCGCCACCTCGGTCAAGCCCGAGGGCGAGACCACGGTCATGCCGCCCACCTGGCTCCCGGACAACGCCACCTTCGAGGCCTACACCTCGGTTCTGGGCCGCGGCGACATCCTGCGCTGGACGATGAACTCGCTCATCACCACGGTGATCGTCACCGTGCTCACCCTGGTGCTCTGCGTCCTGGCCGCCTACGGGTTCTCCCGGTTCGACTTCCGCGGCCGGCCGGGGCTGTTCGCGCTCATCATCGGCGGCATCCTCATCCCGCCGCAGACCCTGATCGTCCCGCAGTTCGTGCTGATGACCCAGCTGGGGATGGTGGACACCTACTGGGGCGTCGCCCTGCCCCAGGTGGTCGCCCCGGTGTTCGTGTTCATCCTCAAGCGGTTCTTCGACGCCATCCCGCGCGACTACGAGGACGCCGCCCGCCTGGACGGCGCCGGACCGGTGCGCGTCCTGTGGAGCGTCATCCTCCCGCTGTCGCGGCCCATCCTCACCGCGGTCGGCATCTTCACCTTCATCGGTGCCTGGAACAACTTCCTGTGGCCGTTCATCGTGGTCAACGACCCGGAGATGATGACCCTGCCCGTGGGCCTGGGCACGGCCGTGGGCCAGTACGGGATCCAGTACGCGCAGGTCATGGCTTCGGCCGTGCTCGGCGCCCTGCCTCTGCTCGTCGTCTTCCTGCTCTTCCAGCGGCACATCGTCACCGGTGTCGCCGGAGCGGGCATCAAGGGCTGA
- a CDS encoding carbohydrate ABC transporter permease: MTQNTQAPAPRTAPGSAPAAPRGLVDVRRRPSSWTGLWFVLPFLAFYAVFLLWPAIVGFGYTFTDRSLAGGDVSFIGLDNWSETLTDSDMYDSLWNTLWFTVLSVPLMVVLALGMALLTDHARRLGWFLRLSFFAPFVLPVTVMTLIWGWMYNPSLGLFNGTLSRFGIEGPEWLFSEDTAMFSVVAATAWWQVGFNYLLYLAAMQSIPKDVYEAAAIDGAGVWQRIGRITLPMLARTTALIAVLQLIGSLRVFEQIYLMTMGGPNFATRTVIQYIYDSGFVGLRIGLASSMAYVFMVLIIAASIAQFRLFSRKEG, translated from the coding sequence ATGACCCAGAACACCCAAGCTCCCGCGCCCCGCACCGCGCCCGGATCAGCCCCCGCCGCACCGCGCGGCCTCGTCGACGTCCGCCGCCGCCCGTCCTCCTGGACCGGCCTGTGGTTCGTCCTGCCCTTCCTGGCCTTCTACGCCGTCTTCCTCCTGTGGCCCGCCATCGTCGGGTTCGGCTACACCTTCACCGACCGCAGCCTGGCCGGCGGGGACGTCTCGTTCATCGGGCTGGACAACTGGTCGGAGACCCTGACCGACTCGGACATGTACGACTCGCTGTGGAACACGCTGTGGTTCACGGTCCTGAGCGTGCCCCTCATGGTCGTGTTGGCCCTCGGCATGGCCCTGCTCACCGACCACGCGCGCCGCCTCGGCTGGTTCCTGCGCCTGTCGTTCTTCGCCCCCTTCGTCCTGCCGGTGACGGTGATGACGCTCATCTGGGGGTGGATGTACAACCCGAGCCTGGGCCTGTTCAACGGCACGCTCTCCCGCTTCGGGATCGAGGGGCCCGAGTGGCTCTTCTCCGAGGACACCGCGATGTTCTCCGTGGTCGCGGCCACCGCGTGGTGGCAGGTCGGGTTCAACTACCTGCTCTACCTGGCCGCCATGCAGTCCATCCCCAAGGACGTCTACGAGGCCGCCGCGATCGACGGGGCGGGGGTCTGGCAGCGCATCGGCCGGATCACCCTGCCGATGCTGGCCCGCACCACGGCGCTCATCGCCGTCCTGCAGCTGATCGGCTCGCTGCGCGTGTTCGAGCAGATCTACCTGATGACCATGGGCGGGCCCAACTTCGCCACCCGCACCGTCATCCAGTACATCTACGACTCCGGTTTCGTCGGGCTGCGCATCGGCCTGGCCTCGTCGATGGCCTACGTCTTCATGGTCCTGATCATCGCCGCCTCCATCGCCCAGTTCCGCCTCTTCTCCCGGAAGGAGGGCTGA
- a CDS encoding extracellular solute-binding protein → MRRASRAPHAPPPPLAPVGPGRRAFVTGALATAGLAAAGCAPPDTLISGETRLRQWNLFAGGDGLRMIEMHDAYQAEHPGIDFRATTFTWGAPFYTKVAMGAAGGRGADIATVHVSRLESLAPGRLLDPIDPGLLAEFGIDDTVVLPNIWEKCFFDGQLYAIPIDTHVLIQYINLDVCRQAGVLDADDRLVEVSGVDAYFDLLREIQGVTGDYGLSMDTWNPWSNFWALYRQQDGELVLGEDDFEMDDDKALAAMDVMYRLAEEGLAPRHSRDADTAANIANGHAGLMIHGNWEIPTLEATGIEFSATQFPAVFGNHRTRGDSHCYVFPHQRDRDPERTRAAAEYAAWMLHNSLTWAGGGHIPAYQPVVESAEYDALHPQSEYREAAENVQFEPEAWFSGSAGRLQEEAAGALTTLHQGTQTPEQALDQLKGTIRNLLSVPSPV, encoded by the coding sequence ATGCGCAGAGCATCAAGAGCACCGCACGCGCCACCCCCACCCCTGGCCCCGGTCGGGCCGGGCCGCCGGGCCTTCGTCACCGGAGCCCTGGCCACCGCGGGCCTGGCGGCGGCGGGCTGCGCCCCGCCCGACACCCTCATCAGCGGCGAGACCCGGCTGCGGCAGTGGAACCTGTTCGCGGGCGGCGACGGCCTGCGGATGATCGAGATGCACGACGCCTACCAGGCCGAGCACCCCGGGATCGACTTCCGCGCCACCACCTTCACCTGGGGCGCGCCCTTCTACACCAAGGTCGCCATGGGCGCCGCGGGCGGCCGTGGCGCCGACATCGCCACCGTGCACGTCTCGCGCCTGGAGAGCCTGGCTCCCGGCCGCCTGCTCGACCCGATCGACCCCGGCCTGCTCGCCGAGTTCGGCATCGACGACACGGTCGTGCTGCCCAACATCTGGGAGAAGTGCTTCTTCGACGGTCAGCTGTACGCCATTCCCATCGACACCCACGTCCTGATCCAGTACATCAACCTCGACGTGTGCCGCCAGGCGGGTGTGCTCGACGCCGACGACCGCCTCGTCGAGGTCTCCGGAGTGGACGCCTACTTCGACCTGCTCCGCGAGATCCAGGGCGTGACCGGCGACTACGGACTCTCCATGGACACCTGGAACCCGTGGTCCAACTTCTGGGCGCTCTACCGCCAGCAGGACGGCGAACTCGTCCTCGGCGAGGACGACTTCGAGATGGACGACGACAAGGCGCTGGCCGCCATGGACGTCATGTACCGCCTCGCCGAGGAGGGCCTGGCCCCGCGCCACTCCAGGGACGCCGACACGGCCGCCAACATCGCCAACGGCCACGCCGGGCTGATGATCCACGGCAACTGGGAGATTCCCACCCTGGAGGCCACCGGGATCGAGTTCTCCGCCACCCAGTTCCCCGCCGTGTTCGGCAACCACCGCACGCGCGGCGACTCGCACTGCTACGTCTTCCCGCACCAGCGCGACCGCGACCCCGAACGCACCCGCGCCGCCGCCGAGTACGCCGCGTGGATGCTGCACAACAGCCTGACCTGGGCCGGCGGCGGACACATCCCCGCCTACCAGCCCGTGGTGGAGAGCGCCGAGTACGACGCGCTGCACCCCCAGTCCGAGTACCGCGAGGCCGCGGAGAACGTCCAGTTCGAGCCCGAGGCCTGGTTCAGCGGCTCGGCCGGGCGGCTCCAGGAGGAGGCGGCCGGCGCCCTGACCACGCTCCACCAGGGCACCCAGACCCCGGAGCAGGCGCTCGACCAGCTCAAGGGCACCATCCGTAACCTCCTGTCCGTTCCGTCGCCGGTGTAG
- a CDS encoding L-fucose/L-arabinose isomerase family protein — MQPLYDDMIPGITERQADYAAQVAASLSETAEWTVSPPVRGRADAERAVREFEAAGLDGVMVVMLTYGPSLRVTRLFSQMRLPVALANIQPDPAVSPSWDMADMTYNQGIHGAQDTANAMVRAGLPFEVITGEWQSAEFTARVDRWARAARAVTALRSLKVGVFGYPMNGMGDARVDETAFLRKLGPEIEIIAPGALHRTMAELPAEAVTELMEWEDGAFEVDERLSKEEREDHARMQLGIERLLEATGCGAYSTHFDAIGEDGRFARLPMAAASTLMAKGYGFAGEGDVLAASVVYAGHQLAGDGHFTEMYAMDFPTDSILMSHMGEGNWKVARDDEPIRLIKRPLGIGGLDDPPTIVFRYQPGPATLASLVALGGERFRLVVAEGEVIDAPELPDLEMPYGQFQPATGVRTCMDAWLRAGGTHHMVMNTGARAEDWRVLCELADIEFVQV, encoded by the coding sequence ATGCAGCCCCTCTACGACGACATGATCCCCGGCATCACCGAGCGCCAGGCCGACTACGCCGCCCAGGTCGCCGCCTCGCTGTCGGAGACCGCCGAGTGGACGGTCAGCCCGCCCGTGCGCGGTCGCGCCGACGCCGAGCGGGCCGTGCGCGAGTTCGAGGCCGCCGGCCTCGACGGCGTCATGGTCGTCATGCTCACCTACGGGCCGTCCCTGCGGGTCACCCGGCTGTTCAGCCAGATGCGGCTGCCGGTCGCGCTGGCCAACATCCAGCCCGACCCCGCGGTCAGCCCCTCGTGGGACATGGCCGACATGACCTACAACCAGGGCATCCACGGCGCCCAGGACACCGCCAACGCCATGGTGCGCGCGGGCCTGCCCTTCGAGGTCATCACGGGGGAGTGGCAGAGCGCCGAGTTCACCGCTCGCGTGGACCGCTGGGCGCGCGCCGCCCGCGCCGTCACCGCGCTGCGCTCGCTCAAGGTCGGCGTGTTCGGCTACCCCATGAACGGCATGGGCGACGCCCGCGTGGACGAGACCGCGTTCCTGCGCAAGCTCGGGCCCGAGATCGAGATCATCGCGCCCGGCGCCCTGCACCGGACCATGGCCGAACTGCCCGCGGAGGCCGTCACCGAGCTCATGGAGTGGGAGGACGGGGCCTTCGAGGTGGACGAGCGCCTGTCCAAGGAGGAGCGCGAGGACCACGCGCGGATGCAGCTGGGCATCGAGCGGCTGCTGGAGGCCACCGGCTGCGGCGCCTACTCCACGCACTTCGACGCCATCGGCGAGGACGGCCGCTTCGCCCGCCTGCCCATGGCCGCGGCCTCCACCCTCATGGCCAAGGGCTACGGGTTCGCGGGCGAGGGCGACGTGCTGGCCGCCTCGGTGGTCTACGCCGGGCACCAGCTCGCCGGGGACGGCCACTTCACCGAGATGTACGCGATGGACTTCCCCACCGACTCCATCCTCATGAGCCACATGGGGGAGGGCAACTGGAAGGTGGCCCGCGACGACGAGCCGATCCGGCTCATCAAGCGCCCGCTGGGTATCGGCGGCCTGGACGACCCGCCCACGATCGTCTTCCGGTACCAGCCGGGCCCGGCCACGCTGGCGTCGCTGGTGGCGCTCGGCGGCGAGCGCTTCCGCCTGGTCGTGGCCGAGGGCGAGGTGATCGATGCCCCCGAACTGCCCGACCTGGAGATGCCGTACGGTCAGTTCCAACCCGCCACAGGCGTCCGGACCTGCATGGATGCCTGGCTGCGGGCCGGCGGCACCCACCACATGGTCATGAACACCGGTGCCCGGGCCGAGGACTGGCGCGTCCTGTGCGAACTCGCCGACATCGAGTTCGTCCAGGTCTGA
- a CDS encoding L-ribulose-5-phosphate 4-epimerase, producing MTTDALREQVCALHAELLRWNLVTWTSGNISARVPDADLMVIKPSGVSYEDLTPEDMVVCDLDGTVVEGRHKPSSDTAAHAYVYRARPDVGGVVHTHSPYATAWAARGEAIPCAITAMADEFGGDIPVGPFALIGGDDIGKGLIATLDGHRSPAVLMRGHGVFTIGDSARAAVKAAVMCEDVARTVHLARENGPVERLPQEHIDALYDRYQNVYGQ from the coding sequence ATGACCACCGACGCCCTGCGCGAGCAGGTGTGCGCCCTGCACGCCGAACTCCTGCGCTGGAACCTGGTGACCTGGACCAGCGGCAACATCTCCGCCCGCGTCCCCGACGCGGACCTGATGGTGATCAAGCCCAGCGGTGTGTCCTACGAGGACCTCACCCCCGAGGACATGGTGGTGTGCGACCTCGACGGCACCGTCGTCGAGGGCCGCCACAAGCCCTCCAGCGATACCGCGGCGCACGCCTACGTCTACCGCGCCCGCCCCGACGTCGGCGGCGTCGTGCACACCCACAGCCCCTACGCCACCGCCTGGGCGGCCCGCGGCGAGGCCATCCCGTGCGCCATCACCGCGATGGCCGACGAGTTCGGCGGCGACATCCCGGTCGGCCCGTTCGCCCTCATCGGCGGCGACGACATCGGCAAGGGGCTCATCGCCACCCTGGACGGCCACCGCTCCCCGGCCGTGCTCATGCGCGGCCACGGCGTGTTCACCATCGGGGACTCCGCCCGCGCCGCCGTCAAGGCCGCCGTCATGTGCGAGGACGTCGCCCGCACCGTCCACCTCGCGCGTGAGAACGGGCCCGTCGAGCGCCTGCCCCAGGAACACATCGACGCCCTCTACGACCGCTACCAGAACGTCTACGGCCAGTAA